A window of the Cannabis sativa cultivar Pink pepper isolate KNU-18-1 chromosome X, ASM2916894v1, whole genome shotgun sequence genome harbors these coding sequences:
- the LOC115720310 gene encoding protein FAR1-RELATED SEQUENCE 5-like: protein MYAKRMVFDTRKDDVRRSHGVIVMRRWVCCSEGYKRITITKRQRKKRPHDVTRTGCQAALRILLTQPSNTWKCKEFSTIHNHELASSSEVQFLRSYRVVSDGLLAQVRSMNSVGIKTANIMSHVALQSGGYERMPCQLRDVYNRVAGAKQEEKAETDSDSEGALGFLYCLAERDLNFFVVYQVDEENRLANLFWADGNSRVDYVAFGDVLGFDTTYMTNEYNKPLTVLIGVNHHFNTCIFGFALLLHEKLPSYCWLLQKFLECHGDKKPNVVVTDQDVAMKQAIMEHMPDVTHRLCAWHLNTNASKKVKDPIFLKRFKDLMYNYYEEEDFEARWLDVVETQQLTDNEWCQTTFDTRKQWAETYLRGSFVAGMRTTQHCESINSALKNFLEKNYCLREFVTTIDMTVSKLRHNETANDFKSRCTRPHPPNPTCLTTYYNQCAEFYTRTMYHKVAEQLDLENNYFVISQEQEGEWQIYTIGKFQHPEVQYRVHYCEGQRALHCSCMLYESQGYPCRHLWATMKRLNMRRIPNTLLMKRWSKSAKTNLHLHFNPPAQEQQHIYEMARFGSLSSLTYNFTFYAAKTEDSYTCAKEEIERLTLMFKEEFEMSSNPEGETPQPGRYRNNPNIIKDPEVVRTKGTRNTREGPNGEQIPRNSRHCRICRSSGHDYRRCPNRQQNTGSQE, encoded by the coding sequence ATGTACGCGAAACGGATGGTTTTCGACACAAGAAAAGATGATGTACGACGTTCTCACGGAGTCATTGTAATGCGCAGGTGGGTTTGTTGTTCCGAGGGTTACAAAAGAATCACAATAACGAAAagacaaagaaaaaagagaCCTCATGATGTCACTAGAACCGGATGTCAGGCAGCATTACGTATTTTACTCACACAACCGTCTAACACTTGGAAATGCAAAGAGTTCAGCACAATACACAATCACGAACTCGCTTCATCAAGTGAGGTACAATTTTTGAGATCATACCGAGTAGTGTCCGATGGCTTGCTTGCCCAAGTTAGGTCGATGAACTCCGTTGGAATTAAAACTGCCAACATAATGTCTCatgttgctttgcaaagtggagGTTACGAGAGAATGCCATGTCAACTTCGAGATGTCTACAACAGGGTTGCTGGTGCCAAGCAAGAAGAAAAGGCAGAGACGGACTCGGACTCGGAAGGAGCGTTGGGATTTCTATATTGTCTCGCAGAGAGGGATCTAAATTTCTTCGTTGTATATCAGGTGGACGAGGAGAATCGATTGGCTAACTTATTTTGGGCAGATGGAAACTCACGTGTCGACTATGTGGCTTTTGGGGATGTACTAGGGTTTGATACCACCTACATGACAAATGAGTACAATAAGCCTCTCACTGTTCTCATTGGCGTAAACCACCATTTCAACACATGCATCTTCGGGTTCGCTCTCCTCCTCCACGAGAAGCTTCCATCCTATTGTTGGCTACTTCAAAAATTTCTCGAATGCCATGGAGATAAGAAGCCAAATGTTGTAGTTACTGACCAAGATGTGGCCATGAAACAGGCCATCATGGAACACATGCCTGATGTTACACACCGTCTATGTGCTTGGCATCTCAATACAAATGCTTCCAAAAAGGTTAAAGATCCGATCTTCTTGAAAAGATTTAAAGATCTAATGTACAACTACTACGAGGAGGAGGATTTTGAAGCAAGATGGTTAGACGTCGTCGAAACCCAACAACTAACAGATAATGAATGGTGCCAAACAACATTCGACACAAGAAAACAGTGGGCAGAAACTTATTTAAGGGGTTCATTCGTTGCAGGAATGAGAACCACACAACATTGCGAATCAATCAACTCAGCCCTAAAAAATTTTTTAGAGAAGAATTATTGCTTGCGTGAATTTGTAACAACCATAGATATGACAGTCTCAAAGCTCAGACACAACGAGACTGCAAATGACTTCAAAAGCAGATGCACTCGACCTCACCCACCTAATCCTACATGCTTGACCACGTACTACAACCAATGTGctgaattctacacaagaaCTATGTACCACAAGGTTGCTGAGCAGCTTGATTTAGAGAATAATTATTTTGTCATAAGTCAGGAGCAAGAAGGAGAGTGGCAGATATACACCATTGGAAAGTTTCAGCATCCGGAAGTCCAATACCGAGTTCATTACTGTGAAGGCCAACGAGCACTACACTGTAGCTGCATGCTATATGAAAGTCAGGGGTACCCTTGTAGACATTTATGGGCTACAATGAAAAGATTAAACATGAGAAGAATACCTAATACTCTTCTCATGAAGCGATGGAGTAAATCCGCGAAGAcaaatctccacctacatttTAACCCCCCGGCACAAGAACAACAGCACATTTATGAGATGGCTAGGTTTGGATCTCTCAGTTCATTAACTTATAACTTCACTTTCTATGCAGCAAAAACAGAGGATTCGTACACGTGTGCAAAGGAAGAGATTGAACGGCTAACTCTAATGTTCAAGGAAGAATTTGAGATGAGTTCCAATCCAGAAGGAGAGACGCCACAACCTGGAAGATATCGTAACAACCCCAACATTATTAAAGACCCTGAAGTTGTGAGAACAAAGGGTACGAGAAATACAAGGGAAGGACCGAACGGGGAGCAGAtcccaagaaactcaagacattGTCGCATTTGTCGCTCATCAGGCCATGATTATCGACGGTGCCCAAATCGTCAACAGAATACTGGATCTCAGGAGTAA